CTAATCTCTTCGCGCCCGTATTTATACTGCGCGATAATTTAGTACGTGACGAAGACTACTCGTCACGCTCCGGCAATGATTTTTCCACTGCCTTTAATCGCTTATTAATTGCTGAAAGCTGTCGTAACTGTGCCATATTACGACGCCAGTCTTTATTCTCACTGTGCGGTACACCCGAAGAATAGACACCCGGTTTATCAATGCCACTAATTACCATTGACATACCCGTTAAAACAACACCATCGGCAATTTCAATATGTCCTGCGATACCTGACAAGCCACCAATTTGGCAGTACTTGCCAATGGTTGTACTGCCCGCAATTACCGTACATCCTGCAATCGCGGTACCTTCTTTAACCACGACATTATGCGCGATTTGTACTTGGTTATCGATAATCACGTTGCGCTCGATGATAGTATCATCAATGGCGCCACGATCGATGGTTGTACTTGCGCCAACTTCAACATTATCGCCAATAACAACAGTACCAAGCTGCGGGATTTTCACCCACTGACCTTTTTCATTGGCGTAGCCAAATCCATCGGCACCGATTACGGTATTAGCATGAACTAAACACGAATTACCAATTTCAACTTGATGATAAATCGTTACATTAGCCCAAATTTTCGTATTGGTCCCTATTTTAGCACCCTTACCAATAAAGCTACCAGCACCAATTGAACTGCCGGCAGCGATTTCAACACCTTCTTCAATTACCACATTGGCACCAATCGATACCGTTTTATCAAGCTTTACCGTTGGGTCAATGATTGCCGAAGGGTGAACATTAGTTGCTGGTTTAGGCGTGGTGTCCATCGCTTGCGCTAACAACGCGTAGGCTAAGTACGGATTCGCAACAATAATTTTATTACCAGTAAAGTAATCTGCATCTTGCGGTGACAAAATCACC
This region of Pseudoalteromonas spongiae UST010723-006 genomic DNA includes:
- the lpxD gene encoding UDP-3-O-(3-hydroxymyristoyl)glucosamine N-acyltransferase, with the protein product MKLQQIAEILNAELVGDDSLSISRIATLENATGNEIGFLANKKYRSKLASTQAGAVILSPQDADYFTGNKIIVANPYLAYALLAQAMDTTPKPATNVHPSAIIDPTVKLDKTVSIGANVVIEEGVEIAAGSSIGAGSFIGKGAKIGTNTKIWANVTIYHQVEIGNSCLVHANTVIGADGFGYANEKGQWVKIPQLGTVVIGDNVEVGASTTIDRGAIDDTIIERNVIIDNQVQIAHNVVVKEGTAIAGCTVIAGSTTIGKYCQIGGLSGIAGHIEIADGVVLTGMSMVISGIDKPGVYSSGVPHSENKDWRRNMAQLRQLSAINKRLKAVEKSLPERDE